The sequence ATTTATTCTTGGACAATAAAGACTAAGTTGTTGCTAATGTTGTCTTTTAGTTTTGATTTCAGTAATGGTGGGATATTCTATATGGTTGCTTCTGGTGAGCTTTTTGTGTTACGTAAAAAGCTCAATTGCTTGAAGATACATTTGGAAGGCTTAGAATTCGGTTATTTGAAggtaatttatatttatttcaaaAACTGATTCTTTCGATGAAAATGGACATGATATTACTTAGTTCATTCGTATACGAAGTATCATTTTTGAATGCTTTGTACTTAGTCCATTGTCACAAATTTTAGATAGTTCAGCTTCAATTACTTGCTACTGAACACTTTTTTATGTGTTTAATTGAACATTACTTGCAGATAAGATTCATGGAGAAATGGAAGATGGCCAGTTTGCTACCTTCACAATGGACATTTATTGGTAATGTGGCGAACTAAATAATAATTCAGGTCCATTTGGTTGTCGCTTTGTATGTTGTTAAAGTTCACAAGAGATAATGTGTTGATGTAAATTATGGTAATTTGTTAAGTTTGTAGTCCTTCCTGAAACACTTTAGCATGTAGATTATGGTAACTTTGTAATCTTATCATTCTGCAATTTTCAGTGGCAATATGCGGAATACTTAATCAATGTGTCGTTTTAAGTACTTTCAGTGTATGCATGCAATTGGTATGCTTCTATTTTGATGTTTTTTACATTCGTTATCCTGTTTACATTCCGAGCTTTGAAATCGTCAAATACTTTGCAATGTAAGTTAACTTTGTGATATAGCCATCAACGAATAATGGTAATTTTTGGACCGTAAAATGTTTTGCCATATCAAGTTAGTGCATAATTAATACGCATTGAAACACTTGCAAATGTTTCTTAGCCGCGAAGCGCGTGACCCATCGTCTTATTATGGTATAAAAAAACATAGATGATTCTGAATTACCATTCCCGTAGATGTGTGTAAATTTTGTGCCTTAGAAAAAAGTAAATGTATATCTACAAACTAGCAAATCTCTTTCTTTATCTTCTTTATTAGATTGATAATGAAGTTTTTGAACGTGTTTGAATTTAAAAGTCAAATACAACCATTTTCTGAATTGGACAACAGGACACGATGACTCTTGATTAAAGCTTTACACCAGACCTGACTGGAACCCAAATATGAACCCGAAATGTAAGACTCACGAAGGATCTTTTTGCTTAAATATCATATTTCAGGACCAGACCAAACCAATACATGGTTAACCACAAGCTGTAGAGCCAAAAACTTAACTAATTCACTTATTTCATTTTGTAGGTTTGGACTGTTGCAAACATCTTAGACTATAATTGGTGATTTAACAGAACTCATGAGTCACAAAAACTCGCACACAACAATTTACACTCAGCATATACGAACATCACTGAGCAAAGGAAAAAACCCTTCACTAcaaacaaacaacaacaacaaaaaaaaaaaaaaatcatgaaaCCGGTTTCTTTACACTCCATCTGTTCACTACTACTCCCGCACGCGAACTCACGTTGACCGGTCCACAAAAATTACTCGACTTCAATCCATTTCCATTAGTACTCCGAGATCGACTTCCTTGATTATCATCCTTTCGAACCCTTGTACCTTTAAACCTTCCACTCCCTCCTTTACGCTCGTTTTTCACCCCAGCGTAAAAATAATTGTTATTATCGTACATATTCCAACCCCAATAATCATTCCTACTATCACCATAACCTCGATCCTTTTTACCTGCTTCCTCATTTTCATCCCGACCCCAccaattattattatgatcaaaaaCACCCCCTTCATTTTCTTGAAGTTCCGATTGACGCACATTGAACGGTGTATCGGGATTTTTATCGTTCTTTTTATCATCATCGCTATCGCCCCATCCGTAAGTTGAAAAGCTTTGATACGAAGGAGGGAAACTAGACCCGAAAATTACGACTTGTTCGTCCTTGGAGTTGGAATCGGGAAATACGGCATCGGATTCCAAGTCGAGTATTAAGTTTGGGTCTATTTTTAAATCCCAGTTTATTTTGTCGATGTAAATATCAGGATCCGGGAACAGGTTGTCATGGGGAAGATTGTACATATTTGCATAGAAGTTGTTTTTTGCCTTTTCGAATGCTTCTTTTCCTGCAGAGTCGTTCCATTTAATTACGTTATCGTATAGATGAATGCATTTCTTAGTTTCTAGAAGTTTCTTCCATGGAATCGAGCCGACTGAAGCACAAAACTTTTTCTCCCATGAGGGGACGTTGTGTTGCAAATTTGAACTACCACCTGAACCACACAACAAAAAAAACATAAAATATGACATCTCTTTGTAATGCACACACTATAAATCAGTTCTGTTGCACCTAATAATTTTACAAAGACAAGAAGAAGTTAAGTCGCTTTTAACAAGATTTATACCCCTAAACCAAATGAATTTTGATCTTATCGCTATCTAATCTAAGTACCAAAAGGGTTACCTTAATTTTATTAAACCATCATGATTTACAAGTTACAACTAATTCTCAAAGAAAATAAGGGAGTCCCTAAACGAACATAAAGTCACCTATTCAATCGACCCAAACGCATTTAGGGAAAACTAACCCTAATGAAGCTGAACAACCCTTGTACACAGGAagcaatattaaaattattaaaattaaacgTGAACACAACTGCATACCATCAACAAACAGATCTTGTACAGAATCACCAATTTCAAATAAATATTCGTCCAGAACAAAATCCAACATTAAGATCAAATTAATTACTATATAATGAAACACAAGTAGTAAATCAAGCAGTTGCTTACTGGATTTCTCATAACCCCAATACCGAATTCACAGAACAAAAATGAAATTATAAACAATTTCAGCTTACTGCACAATATTAACCTCCCACGTAGAAATTAAATCAAATGAAACAAAGATTAACATACCTGCAGGAGGCTTTCTGTAGGAATTAGGTTTTGTTCGCGTGAAATGAGCTTGATTGTAATCATTATAGGCTTGATCTTTCCAGTTTTCCATAATCAATAACCACTACAACATAAACACGCAATTTAATAAAATTGAAAATTAGAATGAAGATTAAAGACACCTGATTGATGAAAATGAATTTGAAGACGCGTTAGTTACCTTAAGAGATTTAGCAACTTGATAAACTAAAATTTGCCTAGAGTTGCAAACATTTTAGGTGT comes from Rutidosis leptorrhynchoides isolate AG116_Rl617_1_P2 chromosome 4, CSIRO_AGI_Rlap_v1, whole genome shotgun sequence and encodes:
- the LOC139844748 gene encoding uncharacterized protein; its protein translation is MENWKDQAYNDYNQAHFTRTKPNSYRKPPAGGSSNLQHNVPSWEKKFCASVGSIPWKKLLETKKCIHLYDNVIKWNDSAGKEAFEKAKNNFYANMYNLPHDNLFPDPDIYIDKINWDLKIDPNLILDLESDAVFPDSNSKDEQVVIFGSSFPPSYQSFSTYGWGDSDDDKKNDKNPDTPFNVRQSELQENEGGVFDHNNNWWGRDENEEAGKKDRGYGDSRNDYWGWNMYDNNNYFYAGVKNERKGGSGRFKGTRVRKDDNQGSRSRSTNGNGLKSSNFCGPVNVSSRAGVVVNRWSVKKPVS